From a region of the Williamwhitmania taraxaci genome:
- a CDS encoding glycyl-radical enzyme activating protein produces the protein MQGLVFDMHRFSVHDGPGIRTTIFLKGCPLRCRWCHNPESRREMPEEVERIYRLEDREIKVKEVLGRFMSPAEVLVEALKDRAFYEESGGGVTISGGEPLQQVAFLVEILSLLKAEGIHTAVDTSGFAPNVAFQQIALLTDLFLYDLKHMDTVKHQSLTGVRNDMVLHNLRYLVKQGRRVVVRYPMIPGMNDDEENLVAMKNLFMELSALNELHILPYHSIANGKYQRMELENMMVGVTEPTCDWVEKVATRFKNIGLNVKIGG, from the coding sequence ATGCAAGGATTGGTTTTTGATATGCATCGATTCTCGGTACACGATGGTCCGGGTATTCGCACTACTATTTTTTTGAAGGGATGCCCTCTCCGCTGTCGATGGTGCCATAATCCTGAAAGTAGGCGGGAAATGCCCGAAGAGGTGGAGCGTATTTACCGCCTCGAGGATCGGGAGATCAAGGTGAAGGAGGTTTTGGGCCGCTTCATGTCGCCAGCAGAGGTATTGGTTGAAGCGTTAAAGGACCGTGCATTCTATGAGGAATCGGGTGGGGGCGTTACTATATCGGGTGGCGAGCCACTGCAGCAGGTAGCCTTTTTGGTGGAGATACTATCTTTATTGAAGGCGGAAGGGATTCATACCGCCGTTGATACATCTGGGTTCGCGCCCAATGTGGCCTTCCAGCAAATTGCGCTGCTTACCGACCTTTTCCTTTACGATCTTAAGCACATGGATACGGTGAAGCACCAATCGCTAACGGGCGTTAGGAATGATATGGTGCTGCATAACTTGCGCTATCTGGTAAAACAGGGACGCCGAGTAGTTGTCCGCTATCCAATGATACCGGGAATGAATGACGATGAGGAAAATCTAGTCGCCATGAAGAATCTCTTTATGGAGTTATCCGCGCTAAACGAGCTGCATATTCTTCCCTATCATTCCATTGCCAATGGAAAGTATCAGCGAATGGAGTTAGAAAATATGATGGTTGGAGTTACCGAGCCTACATGTGATTGGGTGGAGAAGGTAGCTACTCGTTTTAAAAACATTGGATTGAACGTAAAGATAGGAGGCTAA
- a CDS encoding sulfide/dihydroorotate dehydrogenase-like FAD/NAD-binding protein, translated as MFKIVSKRLLAPHIYLMDIEAPRVAKAALPGQFVIVRVHEKGERIPLTIADYNAEAGTVTIVTQTVGASTRLICAKEEGEFLLDFVGPLGMPSELVNETDEQLRARKILFIAGGVGTAPVYPQVKYLHGRGVKVDVIIGAKGKDALIFQDEMKSVANEVFVATDDGSVGFKGLVTDLLKDLVQNRGKQYDLVVTIGPMIMMKFVAALTRELNIHTIASLNTLMVDGTGMCGACRVSIGNEIKFTCVDGPEFDAHLVNFDEAMRRQNMYRTIEGVKDKELEEKDHKCKIGRDGK; from the coding sequence ATGTTCAAAATAGTATCGAAGAGACTACTGGCACCGCATATCTACTTAATGGACATTGAGGCTCCTCGAGTAGCAAAAGCAGCTCTTCCTGGACAGTTTGTTATTGTCCGGGTGCACGAAAAAGGCGAGCGAATTCCATTAACCATTGCCGACTACAATGCAGAGGCAGGAACTGTAACCATAGTCACTCAAACGGTTGGGGCCTCCACCCGTTTAATTTGTGCCAAGGAAGAGGGAGAATTTCTTCTCGATTTTGTGGGTCCGCTTGGAATGCCTTCGGAGTTAGTTAACGAAACCGACGAGCAACTTCGGGCAAGAAAGATTTTATTCATTGCAGGTGGCGTTGGAACGGCTCCAGTATATCCTCAAGTAAAATATCTTCACGGACGAGGCGTAAAGGTAGACGTGATTATTGGAGCAAAGGGCAAGGATGCTTTGATATTCCAAGACGAAATGAAATCCGTGGCCAATGAGGTATTTGTCGCTACCGACGATGGAAGCGTTGGATTTAAGGGGCTGGTAACCGACTTGCTTAAAGATTTAGTGCAGAACAGAGGCAAACAATACGATTTGGTGGTTACCATCGGTCCAATGATAATGATGAAGTTTGTGGCGGCGCTCACACGGGAACTAAACATCCACACTATCGCCAGCTTAAACACCTTGATGGTCGACGGCACAGGCATGTGCGGAGCCTGCAGGGTAAGCATCGGAAATGAGATAAAGTTTACCTGCGTGGACGGGCCCGAATTTGACGCTCATTTGGTTAACTTTGATGAGGCCATGCGTCGTCAAAACATGTATCGAACCATTGAGGGAGTAAAGGACAAGGAGCTGGAAGAAAAAGATCACAAGTGCAAAATTGGACGAGATGGCAAATAA
- the gltA gene encoding NADPH-dependent glutamate synthase: MANKIPRVPVREQDPNKRKTNFEEVCFGYNTEEASLEATRCIQCKKPRCVDACPVSINIPKFINAVSEGNHADAARIIAEDSSLPAVCGRVCPQESQCEGSCILGVKGEPVSIGKLERFVADYSRDHNVDLGKPGPRNGYKVAIVGSGPAGLSCANDLAKMGYFVKIFEALHKPGGVLEYGIPEFRLPKERVVKHEIDNLRKLGVEIETDVVIGRTITIDQLLNQEGFHAVFLGSGAGLPKFMHIPGENLNGVVSANEFLTRNNLMKAFDTTYDTPIYIGKRVAVVGGGNVAIDAARTAIRLGSDVSLIYRRSEKELPARVEEVHHAKQEGLEFHMLTNPIEILGTDTGWVKSIRCLKMELGEPDKSGRRSPVEIPNSEFNIEVDVVIMSLGTSPNPLIASTTPGLEVNKWKCIVADDQGQTKREGVFAGGDAVTGAATVILAMGAGRKAAKAIDTYVTKKFKK, translated from the coding sequence ATGGCAAATAAGATACCCCGCGTTCCGGTAAGGGAACAGGATCCGAATAAGAGGAAGACTAACTTTGAGGAGGTTTGCTTTGGTTACAATACCGAAGAGGCATCGCTAGAAGCTACCCGCTGCATTCAGTGCAAAAAGCCTCGATGCGTTGATGCTTGTCCTGTATCGATAAACATACCTAAATTCATCAATGCCGTTAGCGAAGGAAACCATGCCGATGCTGCCCGCATTATTGCTGAAGATAGTAGCCTGCCAGCAGTTTGTGGTAGGGTTTGTCCCCAAGAGAGCCAATGCGAAGGCTCTTGCATTCTTGGAGTAAAAGGAGAACCCGTATCCATTGGAAAACTCGAACGCTTCGTGGCTGATTACAGCCGCGATCATAACGTAGATTTGGGCAAACCCGGCCCACGTAACGGCTACAAAGTAGCAATTGTTGGAAGTGGCCCTGCCGGACTATCCTGCGCCAATGATTTGGCCAAAATGGGATACTTTGTAAAAATATTTGAGGCTTTACATAAACCCGGTGGTGTATTGGAGTATGGCATACCCGAATTCCGTTTGCCAAAGGAACGAGTAGTAAAGCACGAAATAGACAACCTAAGAAAGTTAGGCGTTGAGATTGAGACCGACGTGGTGATAGGCAGAACCATTACCATCGATCAGCTCCTCAACCAAGAGGGATTTCACGCCGTATTTTTAGGCTCCGGCGCAGGACTACCCAAGTTTATGCATATTCCGGGCGAAAATCTCAACGGCGTTGTTTCGGCCAACGAGTTTCTCACCCGCAACAACCTCATGAAAGCATTCGACACGACCTACGACACCCCAATCTATATTGGGAAAAGGGTGGCTGTTGTGGGAGGGGGCAATGTTGCAATTGATGCAGCCCGCACCGCCATACGCCTTGGCTCCGATGTTTCGCTCATCTACCGACGGTCCGAAAAAGAACTCCCTGCAAGAGTTGAGGAGGTTCATCATGCCAAGCAAGAGGGCTTAGAATTCCATATGCTTACCAATCCGATAGAAATTCTCGGCACCGACACGGGATGGGTTAAAAGTATTCGCTGCCTCAAGATGGAGTTGGGCGAACCCGACAAATCCGGCAGACGCAGCCCTGTTGAGATTCCAAACTCCGAGTTCAATATTGAAGTCGATGTGGTTATCATGTCGCTAGGAACATCCCCAAATCCCTTGATTGCCTCAACCACCCCGGGATTGGAAGTTAATAAGTGGAAGTGTATTGTAGCCGACGACCAAGGACAAACGAAGCGCGAAGGTGTATTTGCTGGAGGCGATGCCGTTACCGGTGCTGCAACCGTAATTCTTGCGATGGGTGCTGGACGAAAAGCAGCGAAGGCTATCGATACCTACGTCACCAAGAAATTCAAGAAATAG
- a CDS encoding SpoIIE family protein phosphatase yields the protein MKTVASYLSLFLFYFLLFPLTTVGQAGLPYLTHYKVPSQLGTRMWGIVQGENQEMFFLNKKGVYSFDGYGWEMLPLKDRPIAFCNHAKLYVSTEKGIVSFKRASKGAFISTPVIGKVNDFFHKFVMEGQNLYAIGTQNIMQVMPGEPELLKSVYSEQDSTRYVTDAFTLNGKLFIVQNKSHIFLVRSAHAIPLSLSLPYLVDINFVFGNNKAVFIGLSNNKLFRFDGKNVSQVMLKDQPYLEESYLAGGIMIDDKHMALSTMLGGSVVVDIGTGESVAMINYSAGLPDDEISALGLDGQNGLWLAHGMGVSRIDFKLPLTTFTHYPGLSGNLLSVAEFDNLLYVGTSDGLYVLTLQKDYKETVISVKERIESPKIVSSPSIPVESKTLTDKKKKGFFGRMFSSDTEKAEEVKTFDRGITEAKAPETIRVSKKKVITLQSVSRVYRRVLGVEGKCQQLMELNGTLLAVTSRGVFEITSESSVPLVVGKNIRIATHSALNKSLLWLGGDDGISSLEKTGNVWKYNSAISVGNDVPTSLVELSIDELLVSTESKVLRVLVGGKGAPLNLPVNGMRFDSPIVRQISGAVRIISSGNVYTYNQVNNSVVLDSIEFPHPVSQMILTQDQISWLCIDRTWKCYSGKGVIDNPNTPFISLFDRVNAIFVNKTNELLVVNGFKEVGRVAVPKGFENPATIPLVVKWAEDRDGKLLDLDDIVLTYANNSLKIQFASPAYIKEQSTEYQYIIDGKMSRWTTWSSSPIIDFPFFSSGSYSLKVRARDLLGRQSSIYALNFRIKPPFWKSIWFISICVFVFLVFVFFFIRVREQRLLHDKIVLEQKVRIRTQTIEEQKEELESQRDALAQQNEDISQKSEEIEAQRDEIEAQRDHIFKQRENITKSIEYAKKIQIAAMPSREAVNEILPEHFILFRPRDIVSGDFFWTTSYHGKIIVAAADCTGHGVPGAFMSMLGLSFLNEVVVKIDDLNPALILNKLRAFIMSTLSQRGVEGGSKDGMDIALCIIDFENRTLEFAGAYNPLYYIQDGLVREVKGDKMPVGIHINEEVTFTNHTLSLDGISAFYIFSDGFVDQFGGEVGKKFMARKFKALIGDIQEKTMVEQGVMLEEILDKWQGSNEQVDDVLVIGVKLV from the coding sequence ATGAAAACAGTAGCATCTTACCTGAGTTTGTTTCTTTTCTATTTTTTATTGTTCCCTTTAACTACGGTAGGGCAAGCAGGCTTACCCTACCTTACTCACTATAAGGTGCCTTCTCAACTGGGGACTAGGATGTGGGGTATTGTTCAGGGCGAGAATCAGGAGATGTTCTTCCTAAACAAAAAAGGTGTTTATTCCTTCGATGGATATGGGTGGGAAATGCTGCCACTGAAGGATCGTCCAATTGCTTTTTGCAACCATGCTAAGCTATATGTGAGCACCGAAAAGGGGATTGTTTCATTTAAACGGGCATCTAAAGGCGCATTCATTAGTACGCCAGTGATCGGAAAGGTCAACGATTTTTTCCACAAATTTGTGATGGAGGGTCAGAACCTTTATGCCATTGGAACACAAAATATAATGCAGGTAATGCCAGGTGAACCGGAATTGCTGAAATCGGTTTACTCCGAACAGGATAGTACCCGTTATGTAACCGATGCATTTACTCTTAACGGCAAACTTTTTATTGTTCAGAACAAAAGCCATATCTTCTTAGTTCGCTCGGCTCATGCTATTCCATTGAGTCTTAGCTTGCCATATCTCGTCGACATTAACTTTGTTTTTGGAAACAATAAGGCAGTCTTTATTGGTCTTTCCAATAATAAACTTTTTCGCTTCGATGGTAAAAATGTGTCTCAGGTTATGCTTAAGGATCAACCCTATCTAGAGGAGAGTTACCTCGCCGGTGGGATAATGATTGACGATAAACATATGGCTCTTTCCACAATGCTAGGGGGAAGTGTTGTTGTAGATATTGGAACGGGTGAATCTGTTGCCATGATTAACTATAGTGCTGGTTTGCCCGATGATGAGATTTCTGCGCTTGGGCTCGATGGGCAAAATGGATTGTGGTTAGCTCATGGGATGGGTGTTTCACGTATTGATTTTAAATTGCCGCTAACTACGTTTACTCACTATCCGGGTTTAAGTGGCAATCTGCTTTCTGTGGCCGAATTTGATAATTTGCTTTACGTTGGAACGAGCGATGGTTTATATGTTTTAACCCTGCAAAAGGATTACAAGGAAACTGTAATTTCGGTGAAGGAGCGGATTGAATCTCCTAAGATAGTTTCCAGTCCATCAATTCCGGTGGAAAGTAAGACTTTGACAGATAAGAAGAAGAAGGGTTTCTTTGGCCGCATGTTTAGCAGCGATACAGAAAAGGCTGAGGAGGTAAAGACTTTCGATAGAGGAATAACTGAAGCGAAAGCACCAGAAACCATTCGGGTTTCGAAGAAGAAGGTGATAACACTTCAGTCAGTTAGCCGTGTTTATCGTAGAGTTTTAGGTGTCGAGGGGAAATGCCAGCAGTTGATGGAGTTGAATGGGACTCTCTTGGCTGTTACCAGTCGCGGGGTATTCGAGATTACTTCAGAATCCTCAGTGCCGCTCGTTGTAGGAAAAAATATTCGCATAGCAACTCATTCTGCCTTAAACAAATCTCTTCTTTGGCTTGGAGGCGATGATGGTATTTCTTCTTTGGAAAAAACGGGCAATGTATGGAAGTATAATTCGGCTATTTCTGTGGGTAATGATGTTCCTACCTCGCTCGTGGAGCTCTCAATAGACGAGCTGTTGGTTTCTACAGAGTCAAAGGTGCTGCGTGTTTTAGTTGGAGGGAAGGGTGCGCCCTTGAATTTGCCGGTAAATGGGATGCGGTTTGATTCGCCCATTGTGCGACAGATTTCGGGAGCAGTAAGGATCATCTCCTCAGGAAACGTTTATACATACAATCAAGTTAATAACAGTGTTGTGCTTGATAGCATTGAATTTCCGCATCCCGTTTCGCAAATGATCTTAACTCAGGATCAAATCTCATGGTTGTGCATCGACCGGACATGGAAGTGCTACTCCGGAAAAGGAGTTATAGATAATCCAAATACTCCATTTATTTCTTTGTTCGATAGGGTGAATGCCATATTCGTAAACAAAACCAACGAGTTACTGGTCGTAAATGGTTTTAAAGAGGTTGGAAGGGTTGCTGTTCCAAAAGGATTCGAGAACCCTGCCACTATTCCTCTTGTGGTGAAATGGGCAGAGGATAGAGATGGAAAATTGCTCGATCTGGATGATATCGTTTTAACCTATGCCAACAACTCGCTTAAGATACAGTTCGCCTCTCCAGCGTATATTAAGGAACAATCAACCGAGTATCAGTATATTATTGATGGGAAAATGAGTCGTTGGACAACATGGAGTTCTAGTCCTATCATTGATTTCCCATTCTTTTCCTCTGGCAGTTATTCCCTTAAAGTTAGGGCTAGGGATTTGCTTGGTAGGCAAAGCTCTATTTACGCACTGAACTTTCGCATTAAGCCTCCTTTCTGGAAATCGATATGGTTTATCTCTATTTGTGTGTTTGTTTTCTTGGTGTTTGTTTTCTTTTTCATTCGGGTGAGGGAACAACGGCTGCTTCACGATAAAATAGTGCTCGAGCAAAAGGTTCGAATACGCACGCAAACAATTGAGGAACAAAAAGAGGAGTTGGAGTCGCAGAGGGATGCCCTTGCGCAGCAGAATGAAGATATTAGTCAGAAAAGTGAAGAAATTGAAGCGCAACGTGATGAAATTGAGGCACAGCGTGATCATATATTCAAGCAGCGTGAGAATATCACCAAGAGTATTGAGTATGCTAAGAAGATTCAAATAGCTGCAATGCCTTCGCGTGAAGCTGTAAACGAAATTCTTCCGGAACACTTTATCCTGTTTCGTCCACGCGATATCGTTAGTGGAGACTTCTTTTGGACAACCTCCTATCATGGTAAGATTATTGTTGCCGCTGCCGATTGCACTGGCCATGGTGTGCCTGGTGCCTTCATGAGTATGCTTGGACTTTCTTTCCTCAACGAGGTGGTAGTGAAGATTGACGATCTGAATCCTGCCTTAATTCTTAATAAACTCAGAGCATTTATTATGAGTACTCTGTCCCAGCGTGGGGTAGAAGGTGGCTCAAAGGATGGTATGGATATAGCCCTCTGCATTATTGATTTTGAGAATAGAACTCTCGAGTTTGCAGGAGCATACAACCCGCTCTATTACATTCAGGATGGTTTGGTGCGCGAAGTTAAGGGCGATAAGATGCCGGTGGGTATTCATATAAATGAGGAAGTTACGTTTACCAATCATACCCTATCTCTCGATGGTATTTCGGCATTCTACATATTCTCCGATGGTTTTGTTGATCAGTTTGGGGGCGAAGTTGGAAAAAAGTTCATGGCGCGAAAATTCAAAGCGTTGATTGGGGATATACAAGAGAAAACTATGGTAGAACAAGGCGTTATGCTCGAAGAGATCCTCGATAAGTGGCAAGGCTCCAACGAACAAGTGGACGATGTCTTGGTGATTGGGGTAAAATTAGTATAG
- a CDS encoding MFS transporter — protein sequence MSQNLNQVPAKKGFSKNYWTVILMEFFERGSYYGVMSVLSVYLVLSTTEGGLGFSKESVGVIKSTITPLLYFLPILSGAIADRYGYRKTLFFAFAVMSTGYFLTSQMTSYTPVFLSLIFMAVGAGFFKPIISGTIARETNESNSSLGFGIYYWSINMGAFLVPLLLIPYLKSFSWTYIFLMAGFGTGWLLLVNFFIYKEPARPKTGKSVGQVLADAVLVLKDYRFILMIIIYSGFWILYFQMFDSVLWFLKEKIDTTPVNGAINSMLSLFIDKPNWHFDAEHVTVVNALTIICLQLVISKIVNKFKALPTMIFGIGLGTMGIAMLAISSNVWVFIFGLFIFSLGEMTAHPKFISYVGLIAPPDKKALYLGYSFLYGVIGSGVGGILGATLYVSLVEKQNNGFAFWGIFVLIGIATMIGLLLFNKFLAPRKS from the coding sequence ATGAGTCAGAATCTCAATCAAGTTCCAGCAAAAAAAGGATTTAGCAAAAACTACTGGACCGTTATTCTCATGGAGTTCTTCGAGCGAGGCTCTTACTACGGAGTAATGTCCGTTCTTTCCGTCTACCTTGTGCTGAGTACCACTGAAGGCGGCTTAGGGTTCAGCAAGGAGAGCGTTGGAGTAATAAAAAGCACCATAACACCGCTGCTATACTTTCTGCCCATCCTCTCGGGTGCCATAGCGGACAGGTATGGATACCGAAAAACGCTCTTTTTTGCCTTCGCGGTAATGAGCACTGGATACTTTCTCACGAGCCAGATGACCTCATACACCCCGGTATTTCTCAGCTTGATTTTTATGGCAGTAGGAGCCGGATTTTTCAAGCCTATTATCTCTGGAACAATTGCTCGCGAAACCAACGAAAGCAACTCCTCGCTGGGTTTTGGTATATACTACTGGTCCATAAACATGGGGGCCTTTCTGGTTCCGCTATTGCTGATTCCCTACCTCAAAAGTTTCTCCTGGACATATATATTCCTAATGGCAGGCTTTGGGACCGGATGGCTGCTCCTAGTAAACTTCTTTATTTACAAAGAACCAGCCCGACCTAAGACAGGAAAATCAGTTGGCCAAGTACTTGCCGATGCAGTGCTTGTTTTAAAAGACTATCGTTTCATTCTGATGATCATTATTTATAGCGGTTTTTGGATATTGTATTTCCAGATGTTCGACTCCGTTCTTTGGTTCCTCAAGGAAAAGATCGACACCACTCCGGTAAATGGCGCGATAAATAGTATGCTTTCCCTATTTATAGATAAACCCAACTGGCATTTTGATGCAGAGCACGTTACCGTAGTAAATGCGTTAACCATTATCTGCCTTCAGCTGGTTATTTCCAAGATTGTAAACAAGTTCAAGGCATTGCCTACCATGATATTTGGCATTGGACTTGGAACCATGGGTATTGCCATGCTGGCCATCTCCTCCAACGTTTGGGTATTCATCTTCGGGCTTTTCATCTTCTCTCTGGGGGAAATGACCGCACATCCCAAATTTATATCCTACGTGGGGCTTATTGCTCCACCCGACAAGAAGGCACTCTATCTCGGCTACTCCTTTCTTTATGGCGTAATTGGCAGCGGTGTTGGCGGCATATTGGGAGCAACCCTCTACGTTTCGTTGGTTGAGAAACAAAACAATGGTTTTGCTTTCTGGGGTATCTTCGTGCTCATTGGCATCGCTACCATGATAGGGCTACTACTGTTCAATAAATTCTTGGCGCCACGAAAGAGTTAG
- a CDS encoding lysine exporter LysO family protein, with protein sequence MKGSLIILSFFAVGAFLGYMGLLPMWIVQGNFAEYALFLLMFLVGIGIGTDPRSLEALRSTNLRIILVPLTTIVGTLLGVAAVSVLIKNISLTDLLAVGSGFGYYSLSSIYITELRGETLGVIALLSNVMREIITLLLTPVFARYFGKLAPIAAGGATSMDTTLPIITQYVGKDYAIVSLFNGTMLTILVPFLVTFILA encoded by the coding sequence ATGAAGGGAAGTCTAATCATTCTTAGTTTTTTTGCCGTTGGTGCGTTTCTTGGATATATGGGTCTGCTCCCGATGTGGATTGTGCAGGGTAATTTTGCGGAGTATGCGCTCTTTTTGCTCATGTTTTTGGTTGGGATAGGAATTGGTACCGATCCTCGTTCGTTAGAAGCGCTTCGCAGCACGAACTTAAGGATAATCCTTGTGCCATTAACTACCATTGTCGGAACCTTGTTAGGTGTTGCAGCCGTATCGGTACTCATTAAGAATATTTCACTCACCGATTTGCTGGCAGTGGGCTCTGGATTTGGATACTATAGCCTCTCTAGCATTTACATTACCGAGCTGCGGGGCGAAACCCTTGGGGTTATTGCGCTTCTTTCTAACGTGATGCGCGAGATAATAACCCTTCTTTTAACACCAGTGTTTGCTCGCTACTTTGGTAAGCTAGCCCCTATCGCGGCAGGTGGTGCCACGTCTATGGATACCACCCTTCCTATTATCACCCAATACGTGGGGAAGGACTATGCCATAGTGAGCCTCTTCAATGGAACCATGCTTACTATTCTTGTGCCATTTCTGGTGACTTTTATTCTAGCATAG
- a CDS encoding LysO family transporter: MLIFEFIFEDMLTVIYIMVAGIVLGYFLRSKRKLAAINDRLVTYAIYLLLLLLGISIGSNKIIVANLPLLGVKALIVTLGAVLGSITLALVTYNLFFKEKK; this comes from the coding sequence ATGCTTATTTTTGAGTTTATTTTTGAAGATATGCTAACAGTTATCTACATAATGGTTGCGGGCATAGTGCTGGGCTACTTTTTGCGCAGCAAAAGGAAACTTGCGGCCATAAACGATAGGCTTGTAACCTACGCCATTTACCTGCTGCTCCTTTTGCTGGGAATATCCATCGGTTCCAATAAGATTATTGTTGCTAATCTTCCACTGCTTGGGGTAAAGGCACTAATAGTTACCCTAGGGGCCGTGCTAGGAAGTATAACCCTAGCGCTAGTCACCTATAATCTGTTTTTTAAAGAGAAGAAATAG
- a CDS encoding sugar porter family MFS transporter, whose translation MANGKVRQNKAIVIVIAAIASTGGLLFGFDTGVISGALPFLKQSWNLTSGQQEWITTAALIGAVLGALLSGRLTDIFGRKKVILVAAVIFAAGSLLTGAASSPTFLALARIVLGIAIGVSSFTVPLYIAEISPTKTRGAMVSSFQLMITIGIVASYFSDLAFANELNAFSWRWMFYVGIFPAIILFVGMLFLPESPRFLLGKGKEEEGKRVLQMVEEPALFELAFEKLKEEIRFDKDTKASFKDIFKPHLRTALFIAIGIMFVQQFVGINTVIYYAPTIFIIAGFSGAKAAIAATVSVGIVNVLATIVAMFLIDKIGRRKLYFIGLVGMGLSLLSLGFFFLFKDSLGDNLRYITVALVLVYIIFFAISLGPLGWLIISEIFPLKVRGVGMSIGSLANWLFNAVVTFTFLKVAWAFTPAGLEIVNKTADGTVTHDPNPAGAFFLYAAISIVGIIWGIRYIPETKGVTLEEIEEHWKQGKKPNELRKG comes from the coding sequence ATGGCAAACGGAAAAGTAAGGCAGAACAAGGCAATTGTTATTGTTATTGCGGCTATCGCATCTACAGGTGGCTTGCTATTTGGGTTCGATACCGGCGTTATATCCGGCGCGCTTCCCTTTCTCAAGCAAAGTTGGAATCTTACAAGCGGACAGCAGGAGTGGATTACCACCGCGGCTCTTATTGGTGCCGTACTCGGTGCCCTCTTATCGGGTCGGCTAACCGATATTTTTGGGCGCAAAAAGGTGATTCTTGTTGCTGCTGTAATCTTTGCTGCTGGCTCGTTACTCACTGGTGCTGCAAGTTCGCCAACCTTCTTAGCTTTAGCTCGAATTGTCTTGGGTATTGCTATCGGAGTATCCTCTTTTACTGTTCCCCTTTACATTGCCGAAATATCTCCTACAAAGACTCGTGGGGCCATGGTGTCGTCGTTTCAGCTAATGATTACTATTGGTATTGTGGCTTCCTATTTTAGCGACTTGGCTTTCGCCAATGAGCTCAACGCCTTCTCATGGCGTTGGATGTTTTACGTGGGTATTTTTCCTGCTATCATTTTATTTGTTGGAATGCTCTTCCTACCTGAATCGCCAAGATTTCTTCTAGGCAAAGGAAAAGAGGAGGAAGGGAAACGAGTTCTTCAAATGGTCGAAGAGCCTGCATTGTTTGAGTTGGCTTTTGAAAAATTAAAGGAGGAAATTCGCTTCGATAAAGATACAAAGGCATCGTTCAAAGATATCTTCAAGCCTCACCTGCGGACCGCGCTCTTCATTGCCATCGGGATTATGTTTGTGCAGCAGTTTGTGGGGATTAATACCGTAATATACTATGCTCCCACTATTTTTATTATCGCTGGATTTTCAGGAGCTAAGGCCGCCATTGCTGCTACTGTAAGCGTTGGGATTGTGAATGTGCTGGCTACTATCGTTGCCATGTTTCTGATTGATAAAATTGGACGCCGTAAGCTATACTTCATCGGTTTGGTTGGTATGGGTTTGTCGTTACTGTCGCTTGGCTTCTTCTTCCTGTTTAAGGATAGCCTTGGCGATAACCTTCGCTACATTACCGTGGCTTTGGTGCTCGTCTATATTATTTTCTTTGCCATTAGTTTAGGTCCGCTGGGTTGGCTTATTATCTCCGAAATATTTCCACTAAAAGTTAGAGGCGTGGGCATGAGCATTGGCTCTCTTGCCAACTGGCTGTTCAATGCTGTGGTAACCTTTACTTTTCTTAAGGTTGCCTGGGCGTTCACTCCTGCCGGTCTGGAAATTGTGAATAAAACTGCCGATGGAACGGTTACCCACGACCCAAACCCTGCGGGTGCCTTCTTCCTATATGCGGCCATTTCTATTGTTGGCATTATTTGGGGTATTCGCTATATTCCCGAAACTAAGGGGGTAACCCTTGAGGAGATTGAGGAGCATTGGAAGCAGGGAAAGAAACCCAATGAGTTGAGGAAAGGATAG